In Coleofasciculus sp. FACHB-1120, the following are encoded in one genomic region:
- a CDS encoding ABC-F family ATP-binding cassette domain-containing protein: MSIFTLQSVKKDFGIKEILKDASFSLDATDKVGLIGTNGSGKSTLLKMIAGLEPIDGGQLLVNSGVRIVYLPQQPDLDENLTVLEQVFADSGEQMSLVREYEELSDKLAHNREDSQLMSRFSTVMQQMDATGAWELETNAKIILTKLGIEDFNAKIASLSGGYRKRIALATALLSEPEVLLMDEPTNHLDALSVEWLQSYLNRYRGAILLITHDRYFLDRVTNRILEIDRGDLYTYAGNYSYYLEKKALAEESAVSSQRKHQGVLRRELEWLKRGPKARSTKQKARIDRVHEMQATEFKQTQGKVDISTLSRRIGKKVIDLTNISKAYDGRTLIKDFTYAFSPEDRIGIIGGNGAGKSTLMDIITGRVQPDSGNVDIGSTIHIGYFNQHSEELLVALNENLRVIDYIKEVGEYLKIADGTQITASQMLERFLFPGNQQYAPIHKLSGGEKRRLFLLRVLMSAPNVLILDEPTNDLDVQTLAVLEDYLEDFPGCMICVSHDRYFLDRAVDKIFSFEEGGNLRQYPGNYSVYLDYKKAEEEAALREAANAKDSSNSAPPQVRPAEPKPSSNNNNKRRRLSTWEKREFEKLEAKIAQLETEKAEAEKALYNAAPGKVAQVGELYQKVETLTQAIDTATERWMELAEIES, translated from the coding sequence ATGAGCATATTTACACTGCAATCAGTTAAAAAAGACTTTGGCATCAAAGAAATTTTAAAAGATGCTAGCTTTAGCCTTGATGCCACCGATAAAGTCGGTCTAATCGGTACGAATGGCTCCGGAAAATCAACGCTGTTGAAGATGATAGCCGGTCTAGAACCGATTGACGGCGGTCAACTTTTAGTCAATTCTGGCGTGCGGATTGTTTACTTACCCCAGCAACCCGACTTAGATGAAAATCTCACAGTTCTAGAGCAAGTCTTTGCTGATAGCGGAGAGCAAATGTCTCTCGTCCGCGAATATGAGGAACTGTCAGACAAACTGGCTCACAATCGAGAAGATAGCCAGCTCATGTCCCGCTTTTCTACCGTCATGCAGCAGATGGATGCCACGGGTGCTTGGGAACTGGAGACAAATGCCAAAATCATCCTCACCAAGCTGGGAATTGAAGACTTTAACGCTAAAATTGCGAGTCTATCCGGCGGCTATCGCAAGCGAATTGCTTTGGCAACCGCTTTACTTTCAGAACCCGAAGTGTTGTTGATGGATGAACCAACCAACCATCTAGATGCTCTATCTGTTGAGTGGTTACAAAGTTATTTGAACCGCTATCGAGGAGCAATTCTGCTCATCACTCACGACCGCTATTTTCTCGATCGCGTCACCAACCGAATTCTTGAAATCGACCGAGGCGACCTCTACACCTACGCAGGTAACTATTCCTACTATCTAGAGAAAAAAGCACTCGCTGAAGAGTCTGCTGTCAGCAGCCAACGCAAACATCAGGGAGTCCTTCGCCGAGAGTTGGAATGGTTGAAGCGAGGACCAAAAGCCCGGAGTACCAAGCAGAAGGCTCGGATCGATCGCGTCCACGAGATGCAAGCAACTGAGTTTAAACAAACTCAGGGCAAAGTCGATATTTCCACTCTGAGTCGTCGGATTGGCAAAAAAGTTATTGATTTAACTAATATTTCTAAAGCCTACGATGGGCGCACCTTAATCAAAGATTTCACCTATGCATTTAGTCCCGAAGATCGTATCGGCATCATCGGGGGGAATGGTGCAGGCAAATCGACTTTGATGGATATTATCACCGGGCGCGTTCAACCGGATTCTGGAAACGTTGACATTGGCTCTACCATTCACATCGGCTATTTTAACCAGCACTCTGAAGAATTACTCGTTGCATTAAATGAAAATTTGCGAGTGATTGACTACATTAAAGAAGTTGGAGAATATCTCAAGATTGCCGATGGAACTCAGATTACGGCTTCCCAAATGTTGGAGCGTTTTCTATTCCCCGGAAATCAACAATATGCCCCGATTCATAAACTTTCGGGTGGGGAAAAACGCCGCCTATTTCTGTTGCGCGTTTTGATGAGTGCGCCCAATGTTCTAATTCTTGATGAACCCACCAATGACTTAGATGTTCAAACCCTGGCGGTGCTAGAAGACTATCTAGAAGATTTCCCCGGCTGTATGATTTGTGTCTCCCACGATCGCTACTTCCTCGACCGCGCTGTAGACAAAATATTTTCCTTTGAAGAGGGTGGCAATCTGCGCCAATATCCAGGCAATTACTCAGTTTACTTGGACTACAAGAAAGCCGAAGAAGAAGCAGCATTGCGCGAAGCTGCCAATGCTAAAGATAGCTCAAATTCAGCGCCGCCCCAAGTACGTCCAGCAGAGCCAAAACCCTCTAGTAACAATAACAACAAACGGCGTAGGCTTTCAACTTGGGAAAAGCGCGAGTTTGAAAAACTTGAAGCCAAGATTGCTCAATTGGAAACCGAAAAAGCTGAGGCAGAGAAAGCACTTTATAATGCAGCTCCTGGCAAAGTCGCCCAAGTTGGGGAACTCTATCAAAAGGTGGAAACTTTAACTCAGGCTATTGATACTGCGACTGAACGCTGGATGGAACTCGCTGAGATTGAGTCTTAA
- a CDS encoding prohibitin family protein — MKNQYAQNLQLSILGIITALVLFISLNSFVIINPGQAGVISILGKARDGAVLEGIHLKPPLISVVDIYDLTVQKFEVPAQSSTKDLQDLTARFAINFRLDPTQVVEVRRKQGTLENIVSKIIAPQTQESFKVAAARRTVEEAITKREELKQDFDTALGQRLDKYGIIVLDTSVVDLTFSPEFARAVEEKQIAEQRAQRAVYVAQEAEQEAQADINRAKGRAEAQRLLAETLKQQGGGLVLQKEAIEAWRQGGSQMPKVLVTGGDSNSSIPFLFNLGNLQEATAPQ, encoded by the coding sequence TTGAAAAATCAGTACGCGCAGAATTTACAATTATCAATTCTAGGGATTATCACTGCCTTAGTCCTCTTCATTAGTCTCAATTCTTTTGTAATTATTAACCCAGGTCAGGCAGGAGTCATCAGCATCTTAGGGAAAGCGAGAGATGGAGCCGTGCTAGAGGGCATCCACCTCAAACCACCACTGATATCAGTCGTAGACATCTATGATTTGACCGTGCAAAAATTTGAAGTTCCGGCGCAGAGTTCCACCAAGGATCTACAGGATTTAACTGCTAGATTTGCCATCAACTTTCGTCTCGACCCTACCCAAGTCGTTGAAGTGAGAAGGAAACAAGGAACCTTAGAGAATATCGTGTCAAAAATTATTGCACCGCAGACTCAGGAATCCTTTAAAGTAGCAGCGGCTAGAAGAACCGTTGAAGAAGCAATTACTAAAAGAGAGGAACTGAAACAAGACTTTGATACTGCCTTGGGTCAACGGTTAGATAAGTACGGAATTATCGTGCTAGATACTAGTGTAGTTGACCTAACTTTCTCGCCAGAGTTTGCGAGAGCAGTTGAGGAAAAACAAATCGCCGAACAGCGGGCACAACGAGCAGTCTATGTGGCGCAAGAAGCTGAACAAGAAGCCCAAGCAGACATCAATCGCGCTAAAGGTAGAGCTGAGGCTCAACGACTTTTAGCTGAAACTCTGAAGCAACAAGGGGGTGGACTAGTTCTTCAGAAAGAAGCGATCGAAGCATGGAGACAAGGAGGTTCCCAAATGCCAAAAGTTCTCGTCACGGGTGGTGACTCTAATAGCAGTATCCCATTCCTCTTCAACCTGGGTAATCTTCAGGAGGCAACTGCCCCTCAATAG
- a CDS encoding alpha/beta hydrolase codes for MFTRFLPSAAQALTESTSIALAESIEQTAIATPLSPQAIATTYVHQGSGGTPILLLHGFDSSIFEFRRLLPLLAAQNEAWVVDLLGFGFTERPAGLPFSPTAIKTHLYYFWKTLINQPIVLVGTSMGGAAAIDFTLTYPEAVQKLVLIDSAGFASPPNIGRLLFPPISYLATSFLRNQKVRDRISRSAYHDQSFASLDALLCAALHLDLPNWHDALIAFTKSGGYNFLSDKIAQIDKPTLILWGEFDRILGTADAEKFKRAIALSQLIWIENCGHVPHLEQSRITAQHILEFC; via the coding sequence ATGTTTACCCGTTTTCTACCATCCGCAGCTCAAGCGCTGACAGAATCCACCTCGATAGCCCTAGCAGAGAGTATCGAGCAGACTGCGATCGCAACTCCTCTGTCGCCACAGGCGATCGCGACTACCTACGTTCATCAGGGTAGCGGTGGAACGCCCATCCTGTTACTGCATGGCTTCGATAGCTCTATCTTCGAGTTTCGTCGCCTCCTGCCACTGCTGGCAGCCCAAAATGAAGCCTGGGTTGTCGATTTGCTGGGTTTCGGCTTTACCGAACGACCGGCTGGGCTCCCGTTTAGCCCAACAGCCATTAAAACCCATCTCTACTACTTCTGGAAAACGCTGATTAACCAGCCAATCGTTCTCGTGGGAACTTCAATGGGGGGTGCAGCGGCAATTGATTTTACCCTCACCTACCCCGAAGCGGTGCAAAAGTTGGTGTTGATTGATAGCGCTGGTTTCGCGAGTCCCCCCAACATCGGCAGGTTGTTGTTTCCTCCCATCAGTTACCTGGCGACTTCATTTTTGCGAAATCAGAAAGTGCGCGATCGCATTTCACGCAGTGCTTATCACGATCAAAGCTTTGCCTCTCTCGATGCCTTGCTCTGTGCGGCGTTGCACCTGGATCTCCCCAATTGGCATGATGCCCTGATTGCATTTACCAAAAGCGGAGGATACAACTTTTTGAGCGATAAAATTGCCCAAATCGACAAGCCGACGCTGATTCTGTGGGGAGAGTTTGACAGGATTTTAGGGACGGCTGACGCAGAGAAATTTAAAAGAGCGATCGCACTTTCTCAACTCATCTGGATCGAGAATTGCGGTCACGTTCCCCACTTGGAACAGTCCCGGATTACTGCCCAGCATATTCTAGAATTTTGCTAA
- a CDS encoding 2OG-Fe(II) oxygenase, which yields MSYYRLQHQVFEPDYLSELQGQILACPYFAVNNLNRDFIGTKGFSVVFQRSGLSEVERSFPFFKPYLNVALHSACNAFYLNPLMLKEGSRVDPHIDRSLRSYCKSIEPPARVSVLYVQVPRDLMGGELMLRCQKRNVGQIRPQANTLLDFQGDLTHSVNQVTSSGVRLSLVCEQYSLCEAELQDIPEFTIESRAIKSKGKKKEKLKI from the coding sequence TTGAGCTACTACCGCCTACAGCACCAAGTTTTTGAGCCTGACTACCTGAGCGAATTGCAGGGGCAGATTCTCGCTTGTCCGTATTTTGCGGTTAATAACTTGAACCGCGATTTTATCGGCACGAAGGGATTTTCAGTTGTATTTCAGCGTTCGGGCTTGAGCGAAGTTGAACGAAGTTTTCCCTTTTTCAAACCTTATCTCAACGTGGCTTTGCACTCCGCGTGTAATGCGTTCTATCTCAATCCTCTGATGCTGAAGGAGGGTTCGCGCGTCGATCCTCACATTGACCGCAGTTTGCGCTCTTACTGCAAGAGTATCGAACCGCCAGCAAGGGTGAGTGTCCTCTATGTTCAAGTGCCACGGGACTTGATGGGAGGAGAGTTAATGTTACGCTGCCAGAAGCGTAATGTAGGACAAATCCGCCCTCAAGCCAACACGCTGCTAGATTTTCAGGGCGATTTAACTCATTCAGTGAATCAAGTGACCAGTTCAGGGGTTCGCCTCAGTTTGGTTTGTGAGCAGTACAGCTTGTGTGAAGCGGAACTCCAGGATATTCCAGAGTTTACGATTGAATCGAGGGCAATTAAGTCAAAGGGCAAGAAGAAGGAAAAGCTAAAAATTTAG